From a region of the Lactuca sativa cultivar Salinas chromosome 4, Lsat_Salinas_v11, whole genome shotgun sequence genome:
- the LOC111895582 gene encoding uncharacterized protein LOC111895582, with product MVKQATTLKAVIWVATNVETQIREKGLEKYKAGEKRKIEVSSKSDKKGRFMKPNLDDQKNGNSGGTKWCEKCKKKHSERCDGKVTCYKCGRTGHYSRDCTFDNRKCYECGDGGHISKTAQIRTRLQGKMRHQSQRQEHSRWSLTKQITTQGMRSEDLISKDQDKK from the coding sequence atggtcaagcaagcaaccacctTGAAAGCCGTCATCTGGGTAGCTACGAATGTAGAGACCCAAATAAGAGAAAAAGGTCTAGAGAAATATAAGGcaggagaaaagaggaagatTGAGGTATCCTCAAAATCTGATAAGAAAGGAAGATTCATGAAGCCCAACCTGGACGACCAAAAGAATGGGAATAGTGGTGGaaccaagtggtgtgagaagtgcaagaagaagcactccgAAAGATGCGATGGAAAAGTgacctgctataagtgtggtagaaccggtcactattccagagacTGTACATTCGACAACAGGAAGTGTTACGAATGTGGAGATGGTGGGCATATTTCGAAAACTGCCCAAATAAGAACGAGGCTGCAAGGTAAAATGCGCCACCAAAgtcaaaggcaagagcattctagatggtccttgacgaagcagataacAACACAAGGAATGAGGAGTGAAGACTTGATATCTAAAGATCAAGATAAGAAGTAG